TGTAAATCGGGACGACAGCGCAAAATGAACACGTGAACGGACAACCGAAACTCGAGTGATATGCAATGGTTTTTGTTCCAAGAAAAGTTTTGCCAAGATACTTTTTGATGTTGTAAAAATTGTTCAACTTTTCGTAGGGCAATGCGGGAAGAGAATCTTGCTCGTAAATTTCATCTTTCGGTGTGATGACGATTTCATTTCCTTTTTTGAAAATGAGATTGTGCAAATGTTCGTACGGAGTATTGTTTTCAAACGCATCAATGAGTTCGGGAAAAACTTTATCACCCGGACCATTGATAATAAAATCGACGAAACCGGAATTTAAAACGACGTTTGGTTGATTGCTCGGAAAATATCCTCCCCATATAATTTTTATATTCGGAAATTTCTCGCGAATAATTTTTGAAAACGGAATCGCTTGTTTGAGTTGCGGTCCCGGCATTGTTGTGCAACCGAAATATCCGAACTCATTGCTTTCGAGATGAGAAAGAATTTTTGAAAACGCATCGCACTCGAGATTTCCATCAACAATAACCCAATCGTACAATCTATCAATCGAAGCCGCAACTTGCAACACGGAATTTGGAATACGCGGTTTGTGTTCTGCTGCGCGCGGATTGAAAAGGAGGATTTTATTTTTTTTGGGGGATGACATCTGCAAAGGAATGAAAGAAAAGAACTAATGAAGAAGAGAAAACTTCTAAAGAGTTTTCACTTCTGCAATAGTAATGAAAATGTCAAGTTGCTCAAACATTTCCTTCAGTTTTTCTTTATAGTTATGAAAAAATTTTCTTACCATTTCGCTTTCCTCTGTAGCAATTTCTATTTTTACTATTTGGTCTTTATATTTTACACCTTCATACAACCAAATTCCTTTCATCGGTGCTTTATCCGAACCCATTGTTATTCCTCCAAACACGGCAACGAGGTCTTTTTCAACTTCTTCAAATTTTTCGATTTATATATTTCTTCCATCATTGTATTGCATTGGAAGATATATCGTGTACAGTTTCATTCAATTTATTTCGAAGCAGCGTACGCACTTGGAGTTGGAAAATGAATTTGATGCATATCCACTTTTTTAAAAGGAATTTTTTTTCGTTTGAGAATTTGAATCTGTTCTATTGAAACGGAATATATATTTGAAGGAAAGCACTTTGTCGGACTGTGCGTAAATAAAAGCCACAGTGCTTGAGCGTTATATTCCGGGGGGATTTGAATGTATTCCATAAAATAAAATGTTAGTTGAAAGTGTAATTAATTCGTGCAAAAAATACGAGAAAGTGAATGAAACAAAAACTTACTCAATAGATGGATACCATTTTCAAAATGATGTCCATCTTTTTACTTCAACGCTTTGATTACTGCATCGTGCAACAATGGTCGCACGTCACGGATTTTCAAATTCGCTCTCGTCGGAAAAGTTCTGTTCGTCAAAAAGATGACGAATAAATTACTTTCTATACCCATACAATCAAATTGCAGAGAGAATCTTGAAAAGCATTTAACCATCAAACCGATTTGTAGATTTTTTAATCAAAAAAAACAAATGATAGATTATATCGTATCATAATTTTCACCGTTGTTTTCCATAAAGTTTTTTTGCAACAATTTCCGTTAATTCGTTTATCAATTCTTGTTCGCCCGGCGTCACGTGCTTGCTTGTATGTCGAATCCACTCTTTCGGTTCTTGTGCATTTCGATACAATGATTCTACAGATGAACGAGGAAAAAACGTATCCGATTCTCCGCTAACAAGTAATAACGGACGGGGAGAAAAAAAACTGATGTATTTGTTCGGTTCGAAATCTGAATAGAGCCACATTCCCAACCATCCCGCAAGAAACGGAGGAATTGGGATTTGGAGTCGTGTTGCATTCGCGTTGAGAATTTCATACATATCTCCTCCCGCCTGAATCACCACAAGTCGTTTCACGCGTTGGTCAAGCACAGAAACAGGAACTCCTGTGAACACGCCGAAACTAACTGCTGCCAGCGTTATATCATTAGTATCAACGAGTGGATGACGGGCGAGGTAATCCATACAAAGCAGAAGGCGGGGAATGGTGCTGTGTGCATTTTCTTTCATCGCAAACGGTGTCGAAAAAAGTTTGGTGCCGGAAAAATCCCACGGTGCGATTGCAGGATAATCAATTGCAGCAACGATAACACTATCGAATCCTTCAATCATTTTCACGACCTCTTTTCCTGTTTCGATACCTACCACAAGAAATGCAAGCGGAAATTTTCTTGATGAAGTTTTTGGTGTGCGAATTCTTCCCGTAATGGTATCTCTGCTCGTGCTTTCCAAAGTAAATGTCTCGATGATTGTCGTTTCAGTTTCTTCGAAAAGAGAAATAGTGATGCGAGAAAGTGAATCTCGTTGGTGCAGATATTGATTGAGAAATGAAGGGAGTTGCGTAAAAACGGGTTTCACAACGAGAAGAAGTAAACAAAAAATTTTAAATGATGGAATAGAAAATAAACTCATTACTATTTGAGACTTTTTACTACTGCATCGTGTAACATCGGGCGAACGTTTCTGATTTTTGTATTTGCGCGTGTCGGAAAAGTTCTATTTGTTAAAAAAATCACGAACAAATTTCTTTCTTTATCAACCCAAATTGATGTTCCGGTAAATCCTGTATGTCCGAAAGAATTTTGCGAAAACAAATTTCCTGCTGTGCTGTAACCGTTCGCTGTTTTCAAATCCCAACCAAGCGCACGATTTGATTTTTCGTTTTGTTTTGAAGTAAATAAATCAATCGTTTCTTTTTTGAAATATTGTTTGCCGGCGTATGTTCCGCCGTTTAAAATCATTTGCATAAAAATTGCCAAATCATTTGCAGTAGAAAATAATCCCGCGTGTCCGGCAACTCCGCCGAGCATTGCAGAAGTTTCATCGTGAACACTTCCTTGCACGGTTTTCAATCGCCACGTTGTATCAATTTCTGTCGGCGCGCAATTTTCAGAATCGTATTTCGATGGAGTGAAAAATGTACGCTTCATTCGTAACGGTTCAAAGAAATTTTCTTTGCAAAATTTGTCGAATTTTTTTCCAGAAATCGTTTCAACGATTTTTCCGAGCGTAATAAAATTGAAATCACTGTATAACGTTGAATCTCCCGGATTGAAAAACAATTCGCTTGCATAAATCGAATCAAGAACTTCACTTGCTTTCATTTGCGGATTCATTTTGTAAAACTGTTTGAACGCAGGCAATCCACTATTGTGTAAAAGCAAATTGCGAATCGTGATGTTGCTTTTTTCATTCAGAGCAAATTGCGGAATAAATTTTATCACTGAATCATCGAGCGAAATTTTTTTCTCTTCGTATAATTTCATAATTGCAGAAGTTGTAGCAATTACTTTCGTGAGCGACGCCAAATCGAAAAGTGTACTAGAATTTGTTTGCGCAGAATTTCTTTCATACGTCAATCGTCCGTACGAATTTTGTTTCACGACAATTCCATTTTTTACAACCACAATTTGTGCAGCAGGAAATGCAGAATCACGAATCGCATGAACAATCACCGAATCAACTTCATACAATTTTTCTTTGTTGAAATTTGCGGCAAGCGGAACATCTTTTCGCAATGTTGTTTGTGGAATTTGTAATCCTTCGCCGTACGCAAATGTTTTTGGAATTGTTACGGGAAGTTTTCCGCTTACTTCACTTTCGCCAAATAAAACTTCAACAGCAGATTCAATTGATGGCTCAACATCGGAATATGTTGCGATGAGAACGATTGCTTTGTTGAGTTTTGAAAACACATACGGATTGCCGAAAGAAATCATCGCCATCGGTTTTTCACTCACGGAAATTTTTTTCAACGCATCGAAAACTTCTTTCGTCATTCCAAACGTTTCGGAATTATTCGGTCGCAAAAACATTGGGCAAATTATCGCATCGTATTTTTTCACTTTATCAAACACATCATCAATATCTTCTTTGCTCGTGCGCGAATCGAACAAAACGGTTGTAACATTGTTCGCTCGCTTTTTTAACACTTCCGTGAAATACACATCGTAACGTTCTGTTGCTAATCTTCGCGTCGGACGATGAACATCAATTCTATAATCATCATTTGTTGCAACGCAAAGATTCAAAATTTTTTTATCACGAAATTGTTCAAACGGAAGAAGCGAATCGTTTTTCAACACCGTAATACTTTTTCGCGCAATTGTTTTCGCAACGAATTGATGTTCCATTGTATTAACTTTTTCCCGAATCGAATCAATGTTCGTCAGTTTATTTTTGTGCAATCCGAGTTGTTCTTTCAGTTTCAAAATTTTCAACACCGTTTGATTGATACGCGCTTCGGAAATTCTTCCAATGTTCACTGCATACAGAACAGAATCAATTGCAACGTCATCATCAACAGGACCAAGCAAAATATCGCTTCCCGTTTCTATTGCACGAATTGCAATTTCTCCATCGGAAAAATTTTTTCTGATTCCCTGCATTTCCAAACCATCGGTAATCACCAATCCGTTGAAGTGCAATTTATTTACAAGAAGATTTTCGATGACGTTGGAAGAAAGAGACGCGGGAATTTTTTTATCTGATTCAAGCGAAGGAATTGCAAGATGCGCAATCATCATTGATTTTACGCCGCTCGCAATAGCATTTTCAAACGGAACGAGTTCGAGCGAATCCAAACGCTGCAACGAAAATTTCAACAACGGCAAATCGCTGTGAGAATCAACATCCGTATCGCCGTGTCCGGGAAAATGTTTTGCGGTTGCAATAATTCCGTTGTCTTGCATTCCGCGAATCATCGCCGAACTCATTTGCGAAACGAGTTGCGGCGTTTCACCGAACGAACGATAATTGATGACAGGATTGAACGGATTGTTGTTCACATCAACGACCGGAGAAAAATTCATTTGCACACCAATAGCACGCGATTCTTCTGCAATAATTTTTCCCATTGCATATGCAAGCGAAGTATCACGCGTTGCACCAAGCGCCATCAAATGCGGAAAAGAAGTTCCGCGCCGAATGCGCATCGAAAGTCCCGTTTCAAAATCTGCGGCAACGAGAAGCGGAACATTTGCTTCTTTTTGCAAATCGTTGAGCAACGTTGCAACTTCGAGCAAATCACTTTGGAAAATTGCGATGCTTCCAATTTTTCTGTCGCGCACTAAATGCAAAAGCCGTTCGTATTCATTCGTTCCTTTTGCATAATAATACGCATACACTTTTGGCATTACGAGTTGTGCAACTTTTTCTTCGAGTGTGAGTTTTTGTAAAACAGAATCGCTCCAAGATTGTTGAGCATGGAGCGGAGAGCATAGAGCAAAGAGCAGAGAGCATAGAGCAAGGAGCGTGGAGCGTGGAGCAAATCCACTGAACATTTGGCGAATAGAGAATAACAAATGATGACTTAAAGATGTGACATAAAGATTTTTCATCTGCGGCAATTTGCGAAGTCTGCGGGAAATAGTTTCCCGCAAATCTCGCTGATGTACGCAGAGAGCCAATAGCAAAGAACCAATAGCCAACAGCAATTTTATTGTTCGTAATTCGTAATTGGTAATTCGTAATTGGAAATTTGTCATTTTACTTTTTCATTGAAATGAGAATCGCTCCGTGCGTTGCGGGAAATTTTGGTTTGCGTATTTCGAGTTGTGGAAAATAGTGTTTGATTTTTTCTTTGAGCATTTGTGAATAAAAATTTTCGTTTTCTAATAATCCACCGAGCAAAACAAGTGGAAGTTTTTCTGCATTGTGAAAATTATTGAACATCAAATGAAGTTGTTGCAGTAATTCATTGCAATGAAATTCTACAACAAACAAACTTTGAAAATCTTTTTCCTTCGCGAGTTGGATTACGATTGGCGCGAACGAAGCAAGAACAGTATTCGTATTTGAAATTTTTGACGGAAGTTCAACAACTGATTTTACGTTGAAGAATGATAACGCCGCATTCGTAAGTTCTGTTGGTTTAATTTTTCTATCGAAGGATTTTACAACTTCCTTCAACGCATCACGTGCAATTGCAAAACCGCTTCCTTCATCGCCGATAATTTTTCCCCAACCGCCGATGCGAAAGATTTGCGATGTTGGATTTGGGTTTTGAGAATCGTAATTCTTCCCAAATAATATAGAACCAGTTCCGGCAATCAAAACAATTCCGCTTTCATTGCCGAGCGCGGCTTCTACTGCAATTTCTGCATCGCTTGTTACTTTGATTTTTGCAGAAGTATTTCTTCGTAAAATTTTTCGCAATTCTTTTTTTAAGCGAAGTTGGTTTTGTTTGTTTCCTCCGCCAGCAGTTCCGATTGCAATGGAAGAAATTTCTTTCAACGGGCATTTTGCTTTTTTACTACAATCGGAAATTAAATTCAAAATTACTTTTGTTGCTTGCTCAAATCCGACAACATTCGGATTTGTTGCCTTTCCTTTTGTTTGCGAAAATATTTTTCCGTTTTCATTGCATAAGATTGCGGTAGATTTTGTTCCTCCGCCTTCGATGCCGATGAAATATTTTTTTCTTGAACTCATAAAATTTTGTAAAACTTATTGAAATCACTGAAAAAGGAAAAATACTCGTGAAGATTCCATGTAGTTATGATGAATTGAACGAAAGAAAACCTTGAAAATGCAAACATTACTTTTCCCTTTTTTTTAAAAAAAATCGCAATTTATTTGTTCCGCTTTCCAAAAACATTATATTTAACTTGTTTTTTAGAGAAAATAAAGGCAAGAAACTTTACTTTGAAGACCGAAAATTTTAAGCAACGTTTCTTTCATGGTAAACCCATTGAGAGAAATGCTATCCCGAAAAATATTTCAGTTGTAGAACTTGTTGACAAATATTTTAACGCGTATAACTCAGCGCGCTTGAAAGAAGTATGTCAATTATTATCGCAAAAAATGTTAGCGGGAAATTGTACTGTTGGTATGAGTTTAACTGGGGCATTAACGCCAGCGGGACTTGGAGGCACATGCATCGTTCCGTTGATGAAAGCCGGATTCGTTGATTGGATAGTTTCAACGGGAGCAAATATTTATCACGATACGCATTTTTCGATAGGACATGAATTGCACCGCGGAAAACCGTTCGTTGACGATACGGTGTTGAGAAAGCACGGTGTTATTCGGATCTATGATATTTTGTTCGATGAAGATGTGCTGTATTCGACGGATAAATTTTTTCGTGAACTTGTAAAACTTCAGGAATTTCAAAAAGAAATGGGAACGGCAGAACTTCATTTTCAATTAGGTAAATACGTTGCAGAACGTGAAAAGATTTTAGGTATAAAGAATATGAGTATGCTTTCTGCGGCGTATAAATATGGCGTTCCGATATACACTTCGTCCCCGGGAGATAGTTCGTTGGGAATGAATATCGCTCGTTTGGAATTTGAAGGGTACGCGGCGCGCATTGATGTCTTGCTCGATGTGAATGAAACGGCGGCAATAGTGTTGGAAGCAAAGCAAAGCGGAAAATCGAGTGGAGTATTGATTCTCGGTGGCGGTTCTCCGAAAAATTTTATGTTGCAAACGGAACCGCAAATTCAGGAAGTGTTCGGAATTCGAGAAAGCGGGCACGATTATTTTTTACAAATAACCGACGCGCGTTCAGATACGGGTGGACTATCGGGTGCGACGCCGAGTGAAGCAGTAAGTTGGGGAAAAATTGACCCGGAAAAACTTTCCGATTCCGTTGTTGCATATTTGGATACAACGGTTGCACTTCCCGTCATTACATCGTATGTACTTTCGCAATGTAGACCTCGAGCATTGAAGAAACTTTATTATCGGCGCGAAGAATTATTAGAAAATTTGAAGCGTTCGTTTTTGAAAGCAAATAAGAGATTGTGAACGACGAAAATTACCGTAAGTTTTTTTTAATTCATTCCATTGTTCTGCAATGGAAATTATTCAATAACAAATTACAATACACCAATGAACCGTTATCAAGAATTGATTGCACTTATCGAAACATTTCAAGAAGATTTCAGAAAATTTTATGAAAGAGGAAACGCTTCTGCTGGCGTTCGTGTGAGAAAACACATGGCGGATTTAAAACGCAAAGCACAGGAAATCCGTGAAGAAGTGCAATCGTTGAAGTTAGAAAAGAAAGAAGAAAAACAAAGTGAACCGTGAGCAATATGCCATCGGTCAACAGTTCTTTCGATTGAAATTTTTCTGCGCATTGCTGAAACAAAAGAAATCGTTTATTACTGTTTTTATCTTTTCTGCATTCGCGTTTACATTTACCATAGATTACGAATGGTTGCATTACAACGCAGTTGTTGTTGATACGCATAATGATGTGTTGCAGCGAATAATGAAAGGAGACGATATTTCCATACGTACGGAGAAAGGACACACAGATATTCCACGTTTGAAAGAAGGCGGTATTGATGTTCAAGTGTTTTCCGTATGGGTTCCACCGGAAAAAATTCCTCGTTCATACGAATATGCGAATGTAATGCTTGATTCGATGGAATCGCTTGTTCGTAGAAATTTAAGCAAGATTGCTATTGCGCGAGAGTCCCGGGAGGTTGCGTCTTTTATCAAACAGAAAAAACTTGTAGCCATTCTTGCAATGGAAGGTGCACATCCGCTCGAGGATACATTGGTCAATGAGAAACTTGAGTTGGAAAAACTCAATCACTTTTATGAACGTGGAATTCGTTCTATTACGCTTACGTGGAATAATAGTTTGAGTTGGGCAACTTCCGCAAAAGATGAAACGAACCTGGACAACCCTCCGAAGCGAAAAGGGCTTTCAACATTCGGTGAACAAATCGTGAAACGAATGAACGAACTTGGAATAATTGTAGATATTTCACACGTCGGCGAACAAACGTTTTATGATGTGTTGAACATTACAACGAAACCCGTGATTGCTTCGCATTCAAGTGTGTACAATTTGTGTCCTCACCGAAGAAACTTGAAAGACGAACAATTACGGACTATTGCAAACAATGGTGGAGTGGTGTTTATCAATTTTTTCCCGCTCTTTATTGACAGCACTTATGCAATAAAGGAACGCGCTATTCGTGAGAAGTATAAAAAAGAAATAGAAACGTTCAATAAAGACTCATCGGAAAATTCATTTGACCACGAACAGAAAATTTCCGAACTGTTGGAAAATGATTTGCGCGCAATCCGTCCGCCGCTTTCCTTGTTAATTGACCACATTGATTATGTTGCAAAACTTATTGGTGTTGAGCATGTGGGGCTCGGTTCCGATTTTGACGGGATAACAAATGTGCCGAACGAAATGGAAGATGCTACACGGTTTCTCAATATTACGCGAGAGTTAGTCAAACGCGGGTATACGGAATCAGATATCAGGAAAATACTTGGAGAAAATTTTTTGCGTGTGTTTCGCGAAGTATGCGGATAAAAAAACACTGAATGACTATCGTCTATAAATTCAACGATTCATTAATCTCAAATCACAAATCTAAAATCTAAAAATTTACATGGGTCTTTTTTCCTTATTATCTTCTGACCTCGCAATTGATTTAGGAACTGCGAACACGCTCATTTATTTACGCGGGAAAGGAATAGTTCTGAATGAACCTTCAATTGCGGCATTTGATAGAAATACGAAACGCATCATTGCTATTGGAAATGAAGCGCGTGAAATGTTGGGGAGAACACATTCCGATATAACCGTTATTCGTCCGTTGCGCGATGGCGTCATTGCAGATTTCGAAATTGCAGAAGGAATGTTGCGCGAGTTTATCAAAAAGATTCATTCAGGTTTTATGCCCAGTCGAAGAATTGTTGTTGCAGTTCCGAGCGGAGTTACTGAAGTTGAAAAACGCGCAGTTCGTGATAGTGCAGAACATGCGGGAGCAAAAGAAGTGCATCTTATAGAAGAACCGATGGCTGCGGCTATTGGTGTGGGAATGGATGTGGACGGTGCATTCGGGAATATGATTGTAGATATTGGAGGAGGAACGACGGAAATTGCCGTGATTGCTCTTTCGGGAATTGTTGAAAAAATTTCCATACGAATTGCCGGAGACGAACTGAACAATGCCATTGTTCGAAGTTTCAAACAAAACCACAATCTGCTTGTGGGTGAACGTACGGCGGAAGCAATTAAATGCGAAGTCGGTAGCGCAATGCCGTTAAATGAAGAATGTGATATCGAAGTAAAAGGAAGAGATTTAGTTAATGGAATTCCGAAAACCGTTGTCGGCTCATCGGCGGAAATTCGTGAAGCGATGAGCGAAGGAGTGCAGCAAATTGTTGATGCGATTCGTCAAACTCTGGAACGAACACCTGCAGAACTTTCAGCAGATATTTTAGATCATGGCATTATGCTTTCCGGCGGAGGTGCGCTCATTAAAGGTCTTGACGAACGCATTCGTTTAGAAACAAGTTTACCCGTACATATTGCCGAAGACCCGTTAACAGCAGTAGTGCGAGGAACGGGAAAAGTTCTCGACGAATTGAATCATTATATGAAAGTATTGATACGAAGCAGAAAATATTAACCCGTAGTATGATGACCTTGGAACGTTTTTCAACGTTCATGGTAAAGTCTAAACCCGCTTTCCTTCCTTGTTCCGAATTCTTGTTTATATTTTTGAAACGTTCCGTGCGTATTTTATTTTCGCACTGTTAGTAACAATTTCTGTTGCTTTGATGACACAGAATGATACCAAACAGATTCGCGCGCTGCAATCGTTTGCAGTTGCATTTGTCTGTTATACACAAGATGCTTTTTCCTTTCTTCCCAATCCTTTCGAATTGGAACGACAACGAAATTCATTGCAGGAATTAAACATTACTTTGTCGGAAGAAGTAAGTTTGCTCCGCTCTGCTGCTTTGGAAAATTTGCAATTGAGAAAAATGTTGGAATTCCGGGAACGAAGTAATTTTACGTTCGTTGCTGCCGATATTGTTGGGAAAAATCTCCATCTGGCGCGAAATACGATAACTTTGAGTGTTGGCGATGAAAACGGTGTCAAAGAACATATGCCGATAATCACCGAAGCAGGTCTTGTGGGAAGAATCATTGCCGTGAGCGATAATTATTCCATCGGACAAGTATTATTTCACCGTGAAAGTCGCGTAAGCGCAACGGTTGAACGAAGCCGTGTTCACGGAATTGTTGCATGGAACGGCGGTCTTCAGTTGGTATTAAAAAATATTGTGAAATCTGTGGACATTAAACCCGGTGATAGAATTGTAACATCACCATTCAGCAGTATCTATCCTCGTAATATTGAAATTGGAATTGTTTCCTCGGTTGTTCACGTTCCTGAAACAATATTTCAGGAAATCATAATTACTCCCAGCGTAGATTTTACAACAGTTGAGCGTGTGTTTGTTATTATCTCTGAAGCCAATAGCGAACGAAATGCTCTTGAACAAACAAACAACATCAAACGTCAAGAGCAATGAAATCCATACTTCGAAGTATTCTCTGGGGTGTAGCGCTGATAGCATTTCAAACAACCGTGGTTCGTTTGATTTCCATCGAAGGAGTAATGCCCGATGTCGTTGTATTATGGATTGTGGTTATTGCACTTCGAGAAGGACAAATTGCCGGAACTGTTTCAGGATTTGTGAGTGGACTCATTTTGGATATTATCAGTGGAGATTTTTTGGGAATCGGAGCGTTATCGAAAACCATTTGCGGATTTCTTTCCGGATATTTCTATGATGAATTTAAATCGTCAGAAGTTGTTGGAACATATCGTTTTTTTTTTGCTGTGATATTTTCTTCGCTCGTTCATAACATTGTATTTTTTGTCGTGTATTTACAAGGTTCGGAAATTGAATTCGTGCGCACTATTATACAATACGGAATTGGAACAACTGCATATACATCGGCAATAGGTATAATTCCGTTGTTGTGGAAAAGAAAATAAAATAACGAAGTACAGCGTATCGTTTGAAACTACAATGAAACTTCCAGAAGAAATTCAGCAATCGGTAAAGAATAAAATCTTTACGTTTATAATCGTGAGCGTATTTCTGGTATTTTTTTTCCGATTGATTCAGTTGCAGTGGCTCTATCGTTCGGAATATGAAAAGCAATCGGAAGAAAACAGTATTCGTAGAGTGATAAGCGAAGCGACACGAGGATTTATGTACGACCGTCACGACCATCTTGTTGTAGATGACCGTCCTTCCTATACCATTACCATCACTCCGAATGAATTTGATAAATCAGTGATGGAGCCGCTTGCGAAAATATTACAAATGACGCCGGAAATTGTTCGCAAAC
The nucleotide sequence above comes from Ignavibacteria bacterium. Encoded proteins:
- a CDS encoding alpha/beta hydrolase is translated as MSLFSIPSFKIFCLLLLVVKPVFTQLPSFLNQYLHQRDSLSRITISLFEETETTIIETFTLESTSRDTITGRIRTPKTSSRKFPLAFLVVGIETGKEVVKMIEGFDSVIVAAIDYPAIAPWDFSGTKLFSTPFAMKENAHSTIPRLLLCMDYLARHPLVDTNDITLAAVSFGVFTGVPVSVLDQRVKRLVVIQAGGDMYEILNANATRLQIPIPPFLAGWLGMWLYSDFEPNKYISFFSPRPLLLVSGESDTFFPRSSVESLYRNAQEPKEWIRHTSKHVTPGEQELINELTEIVAKKLYGKQR
- a CDS encoding beta-N-acetylglucosaminidase, giving the protein MTNFQLRITNYELRTIKLLLAIGSLLLALCVHQRDLRETISRRLRKLPQMKNLYVTSLSHHLLFSIRQMFSGFAPRSTLLALCSLLFALCSPLHAQQSWSDSVLQKLTLEEKVAQLVMPKVYAYYYAKGTNEYERLLHLVRDRKIGSIAIFQSDLLEVATLLNDLQKEANVPLLVAADFETGLSMRIRRGTSFPHLMALGATRDTSLAYAMGKIIAEESRAIGVQMNFSPVVDVNNNPFNPVINYRSFGETPQLVSQMSSAMIRGMQDNGIIATAKHFPGHGDTDVDSHSDLPLLKFSLQRLDSLELVPFENAIASGVKSMMIAHLAIPSLESDKKIPASLSSNVIENLLVNKLHFNGLVITDGLEMQGIRKNFSDGEIAIRAIETGSDILLGPVDDDVAIDSVLYAVNIGRISEARINQTVLKILKLKEQLGLHKNKLTNIDSIREKVNTMEHQFVAKTIARKSITVLKNDSLLPFEQFRDKKILNLCVATNDDYRIDVHRPTRRLATERYDVYFTEVLKKRANNVTTVLFDSRTSKEDIDDVFDKVKKYDAIICPMFLRPNNSETFGMTKEVFDALKKISVSEKPMAMISFGNPYVFSKLNKAIVLIATYSDVEPSIESAVEVLFGESEVSGKLPVTIPKTFAYGEGLQIPQTTLRKDVPLAANFNKEKLYEVDSVIVHAIRDSAFPAAQIVVVKNGIVVKQNSYGRLTYERNSAQTNSSTLFDLASLTKVIATTSAIMKLYEEKKISLDDSVIKFIPQFALNEKSNITIRNLLLHNSGLPAFKQFYKMNPQMKASEVLDSIYASELFFNPGDSTLYSDFNFITLGKIVETISGKKFDKFCKENFFEPLRMKRTFFTPSKYDSENCAPTEIDTTWRLKTVQGSVHDETSAMLGGVAGHAGLFSTANDLAIFMQMILNGGTYAGKQYFKKETIDLFTSKQNEKSNRALGWDLKTANGYSTAGNLFSQNSFGHTGFTGTSIWVDKERNLFVIFLTNRTFPTRANTKIRNVRPMLHDAVVKSLK
- a CDS encoding deoxyhypusine synthase, with product MKTENFKQRFFHGKPIERNAIPKNISVVELVDKYFNAYNSARLKEVCQLLSQKMLAGNCTVGMSLTGALTPAGLGGTCIVPLMKAGFVDWIVSTGANIYHDTHFSIGHELHRGKPFVDDTVLRKHGVIRIYDILFDEDVLYSTDKFFRELVKLQEFQKEMGTAELHFQLGKYVAEREKILGIKNMSMLSAAYKYGVPIYTSSPGDSSLGMNIARLEFEGYAARIDVLLDVNETAAIVLEAKQSGKSSGVLILGGGSPKNFMLQTEPQIQEVFGIRESGHDYFLQITDARSDTGGLSGATPSEAVSWGKIDPEKLSDSVVAYLDTTVALPVITSYVLSQCRPRALKKLYYRREELLENLKRSFLKANKRL
- a CDS encoding histone H1 encodes the protein MNRYQELIALIETFQEDFRKFYERGNASAGVRVRKHMADLKRKAQEIREEVQSLKLEKKEEKQSEP
- a CDS encoding membrane dipeptidase; its protein translation is MNREQYAIGQQFFRLKFFCALLKQKKSFITVFIFSAFAFTFTIDYEWLHYNAVVVDTHNDVLQRIMKGDDISIRTEKGHTDIPRLKEGGIDVQVFSVWVPPEKIPRSYEYANVMLDSMESLVRRNLSKIAIARESREVASFIKQKKLVAILAMEGAHPLEDTLVNEKLELEKLNHFYERGIRSITLTWNNSLSWATSAKDETNLDNPPKRKGLSTFGEQIVKRMNELGIIVDISHVGEQTFYDVLNITTKPVIASHSSVYNLCPHRRNLKDEQLRTIANNGGVVFINFFPLFIDSTYAIKERAIREKYKKEIETFNKDSSENSFDHEQKISELLENDLRAIRPPLSLLIDHIDYVAKLIGVEHVGLGSDFDGITNVPNEMEDATRFLNITRELVKRGYTESDIRKILGENFLRVFREVCG
- a CDS encoding rod shape-determining protein, yielding MGLFSLLSSDLAIDLGTANTLIYLRGKGIVLNEPSIAAFDRNTKRIIAIGNEAREMLGRTHSDITVIRPLRDGVIADFEIAEGMLREFIKKIHSGFMPSRRIVVAVPSGVTEVEKRAVRDSAEHAGAKEVHLIEEPMAAAIGVGMDVDGAFGNMIVDIGGGTTEIAVIALSGIVEKISIRIAGDELNNAIVRSFKQNHNLLVGERTAEAIKCEVGSAMPLNEECDIEVKGRDLVNGIPKTVVGSSAEIREAMSEGVQQIVDAIRQTLERTPAELSADILDHGIMLSGGGALIKGLDERIRLETSLPVHIAEDPLTAVVRGTGKVLDELNHYMKVLIRSRKY
- the mreC gene encoding rod shape-determining protein MreC, whose protein sequence is MTQNDTKQIRALQSFAVAFVCYTQDAFSFLPNPFELERQRNSLQELNITLSEEVSLLRSAALENLQLRKMLEFRERSNFTFVAADIVGKNLHLARNTITLSVGDENGVKEHMPIITEAGLVGRIIAVSDNYSIGQVLFHRESRVSATVERSRVHGIVAWNGGLQLVLKNIVKSVDIKPGDRIVTSPFSSIYPRNIEIGIVSSVVHVPETIFQEIIITPSVDFTTVERVFVIISEANSERNALEQTNNIKRQEQ
- the mreD gene encoding rod shape-determining protein MreD, which codes for MKSILRSILWGVALIAFQTTVVRLISIEGVMPDVVVLWIVVIALREGQIAGTVSGFVSGLILDIISGDFLGIGALSKTICGFLSGYFYDEFKSSEVVGTYRFFFAVIFSSLVHNIVFFVVYLQGSEIEFVRTIIQYGIGTTAYTSAIGIIPLLWKRK